CTTCCTCACGCGCCGTGAGGACGTGTTCGACATGCGCGACGCGATGTACGCGTTCTTCGAGGAGCACGAGCCCGATCTGCGGGCGCATCCCCGTCCCGCCACCCTGCTGCGCGGCGTCGGCATCGATCTGCAGGACATGCTGATCGAGATCGAGGCCTGGGCGGCGGTTCCGCGCCAGAAGTAGTCCGGCAATCGCGGCGCGGGGGTCCGGGAAAGCCCGGGGCCCCGAGCCGTGCCGACCCCAACCCTACGGCCAGTCCAGCTCCGCCATCACCGGCGCGTGATCCGAGGGCTTCGAGCCCTTCCGCTCGTCCCGGTCGACGCCGGCTGACGTCGTCCGCGACGCCAGTTCCGGCGTGGCCAGGATGTGATCGATGCGCAGCCCCTTGTTGCGCGGGAACCCGAGCTGGCGGTAGTCCCACCATGAATAGAGCCCCGGCTGCGGATTGTGCTTCCGGACCACGTCTTCGAGGCCCCAGTCCAGCAGCCGCGTGATCACGCCGGTCATGTCGGCATTGAACAGCACGCTGCCGCGCCACACGTCCGGCTCGGCCACGTCGGCCACGTCCGGCGCGATGTTGAAGTCGCCGGAGATCAGCAGCGGGGTGTCCGGCGCGTGAGTCTTGTCGAGGTAGGCGAACAGGCGCTCCAGCCATTCCTGCTTGTATACGTATTTGTCCGATTCGGGTTTGTCGCCGTTGGGAACGTAGACGGAGATGAACCGGGCACCCTGGATCATCCCGCAGATACAGCGCGCCTGCGGATCGTCCACGCCGTCACCGAACCCGATCCGGATGTCGTCGAGGGGTTCACGCGACAGGATCGCCACGCCGTTGTAGGTCTTCTGGCCGTGTACCGCGGCGTGGTAGCCCAGCTCCTTCACGGCGTCGTGGGGGAACTGCTCGTCCGTGACCTTGGTCTCCTGCAGACAGACCACGTCCGGGCCCTGCCGTGACAGCCAGCTCAAC
This Deltaproteobacteria bacterium DNA region includes the following protein-coding sequences:
- a CDS encoding RidA family protein, encoding FLTRREDVFDMRDAMYAFFEEHEPDLRAHPRPATLLRGVGIDLQDMLIEIEAWAAVPRQK
- the xth gene encoding exodeoxyribonuclease III → MKVVTWNLNSIRAREERLLSWLSRQGPDVVCLQETKVTDEQFPHDAVKELGYHAAVHGQKTYNGVAILSREPLDDIRIGFGDGVDDPQARCICGMIQGARFISVYVPNGDKPESDKYVYKQEWLERLFAYLDKTHAPDTPLLISGDFNIAPDVADVAEPDVWRGSVLFNADMTGVITRLLDWGLEDVVRKHNPQPGLYSWWDYRQLGFPRNKGLRIDHILATPELASRTTSAGVDRDERKGSKPSDHAPVMAELDWP